A single genomic interval of uncultured Desulfobulbus sp. harbors:
- a CDS encoding sodium:alanine symporter family protein, translated as MDVLNELDAIVGKIGAFAWGPPMLILLVGTGIWLTLALRGLQFTKLGHALYLALIKRKEKTDQPGDITHFQALMTALSATVGTGNIAGVATAIAAGGPGALFWMWITGLVGMATKYSEAVLAVKYRVVDENGEMSGGPMYYISKGLNLPWLGTIFAIFAACAAFGIGNMVQANSVADAMEATYHIPQWVTGLVLMVGTAAVVLGGIKKIGQFTGLFVPFMILFYIVGSCYIIFTHIGAVPDAFALIFNQAFSPTAAVGGFAGSTVMMAIRMGVARGVFSNESGLGSAPIAAAAAQTRSPISQALVSMTQTFIDTIVVCTMTGLVLIITNTWSSGHTGAELSTIAYAAGMPGGAHVVTLGIAMFAYSTILGWCYYGEKSIEYLFGIKSILPYRLVFILFIGVGAISKLSLVWNISDTLNGLMAIPNLIGLIFLTPVIVKETKKYFQ; from the coding sequence ATGGATGTTTTGAATGAACTGGATGCCATCGTGGGAAAAATAGGCGCGTTTGCCTGGGGCCCGCCCATGCTGATTCTCCTGGTCGGCACGGGTATCTGGCTGACCCTTGCCCTGCGCGGGCTACAGTTCACCAAGCTTGGCCATGCACTCTACCTCGCCCTGATCAAACGCAAGGAAAAAACCGACCAGCCAGGCGACATCACCCACTTCCAGGCCTTGATGACCGCGTTGTCGGCCACCGTCGGCACCGGCAACATCGCCGGGGTGGCCACGGCCATTGCCGCCGGCGGCCCCGGAGCCCTGTTCTGGATGTGGATTACCGGCCTGGTGGGTATGGCCACCAAATATTCCGAGGCGGTCCTTGCGGTGAAATACCGCGTGGTCGACGAGAACGGCGAAATGAGCGGCGGGCCAATGTATTACATCTCCAAGGGGTTGAACCTCCCCTGGCTGGGCACCATCTTCGCCATTTTTGCCGCCTGCGCGGCCTTTGGCATCGGCAACATGGTTCAGGCCAACTCGGTAGCCGATGCCATGGAAGCCACCTACCACATTCCGCAGTGGGTGACCGGCCTGGTCCTCATGGTCGGCACCGCAGCGGTTGTCCTAGGCGGTATCAAAAAAATCGGTCAGTTTACCGGATTGTTTGTGCCGTTCATGATCCTTTTTTATATTGTGGGTTCTTGCTACATCATCTTCACCCACATCGGTGCTGTTCCCGATGCGTTCGCGCTTATCTTCAACCAGGCCTTCAGCCCCACCGCGGCGGTTGGCGGTTTTGCCGGCTCCACGGTCATGATGGCCATTCGCATGGGAGTGGCCCGCGGTGTTTTTTCCAATGAATCCGGCCTTGGTAGCGCCCCCATTGCCGCAGCTGCCGCCCAGACCCGCAGCCCCATCAGCCAGGCACTGGTCTCCATGACCCAGACCTTTATCGACACCATCGTTGTCTGCACCATGACCGGTCTGGTGCTCATCATCACCAACACCTGGTCCAGCGGCCACACCGGCGCAGAACTGAGCACCATCGCCTACGCAGCCGGCATGCCGGGCGGCGCCCACGTGGTCACCCTCGGCATCGCCATGTTTGCCTACTCCACCATCCTCGGCTGGTGTTATTACGGTGAAAAATCGATTGAATACCTTTTTGGGATCAAATCGATCCTCCCCTACCGGCTGGTCTTCATCCTCTTTATCGGTGTGGGCGCAATATCCAAGCTGAGCCTTGTCTGGAATATTTCCGACACCTTAAACGGCCTGATGGCCATCCCCAACCTGATCGGACTCATCTTCCTCACCCCGGTCATCGTCAAGGAAACCAAGAAATATTTTCAGTAA
- a CDS encoding calcium/sodium antiporter has product MLYAISALIVGLVLLVWSADRFIEGAAATAHHLGMPSLLIGMVIVGFGTSAPEMVVSALSASQGNPGIALGNAYGSNITNIALILGLTALLNPIVIHSQVLRRELPLLIAVTALAGWQLADGEISRVDAWVMLGVFALLMAWTIWQGLRQPTDVLATEMTEEIRSHAMPFSRAAFWLVTGLVLLVISSRMLVWGAVEIAQGLGVSDLLIGLTVVAVGTSLPELAAAIVAARKGEHDIALGNVMGSNLFNTLAVVGIAGVIHPMAVGPEVFSRDLLVMAGLTLALCVFGYGFHAPGRINRSEGAILLTSYLGYTGYLVHTFLG; this is encoded by the coding sequence ATGTTGTATGCTATCTCCGCCCTTATTGTGGGGCTTGTTCTGCTTGTCTGGAGTGCTGATCGATTTATTGAAGGTGCCGCAGCAACGGCCCACCATCTTGGCATGCCTTCGCTATTGATCGGCATGGTCATCGTCGGGTTCGGGACTTCGGCTCCGGAAATGGTTGTTTCGGCCTTGTCGGCCTCCCAGGGGAATCCCGGCATCGCCCTGGGAAATGCCTATGGGTCAAATATCACCAATATTGCGCTCATTTTAGGGTTGACGGCCTTGCTCAATCCTATAGTGATCCATTCCCAGGTGTTGCGCAGGGAGTTGCCCTTGCTCATCGCTGTGACCGCCCTGGCTGGCTGGCAACTGGCGGACGGCGAGATTTCACGGGTTGATGCCTGGGTCATGTTGGGCGTGTTTGCCCTTTTGATGGCTTGGACTATCTGGCAGGGGCTGAGGCAGCCGACCGATGTACTGGCGACCGAGATGACAGAGGAGATCCGCAGTCATGCCATGCCGTTCTCCCGTGCCGCGTTCTGGTTGGTGACGGGGCTTGTCTTGCTGGTGATCAGTTCCAGGATGCTTGTCTGGGGCGCGGTTGAGATAGCACAGGGGTTGGGCGTCAGTGATCTGCTCATCGGGCTAACCGTCGTCGCCGTTGGCACCTCCCTGCCGGAATTGGCCGCAGCCATAGTCGCAGCCCGCAAGGGAGAGCATGATATCGCCCTGGGCAATGTCATGGGCTCCAATCTGTTCAACACCCTGGCCGTGGTCGGTATCGCCGGGGTCATTCATCCCATGGCGGTTGGGCCGGAGGTGTTTTCCCGTGATCTGTTGGTTATGGCGGGACTGACGCTTGCGCTGTGCGTCTTTGGCTACGGTTTTCATGCCCCAGGACGTATCAATCGTTCTGAGGGAGCAATATTGCTGACGTCGTATCTTGGGTATACCGGGTATTTGGTCCACACTTTTCTTGGTTAA
- a CDS encoding PEP-CTERM sorting domain-containing protein — MKNILLALISLSLISVLNAHATPFSVSLDTEISGATPTSAPIVVTFDDTLTDTVRITIDASALTADEAITALYLNYTGNLNGIAWSGISFDAATTITWGGQYKADGDGYFDILFSWGMPGFDAGDIFVFGASASGITADYFNAMSVSGGGNGTWTVAAHVQSIGAGEDSGWMAGNPSPIPEPTTMLLFGTGIAGLAAVGRGKK, encoded by the coding sequence ATGAAAAACATACTATTAGCTTTAATATCGCTTTCGTTAATAAGTGTTTTAAATGCTCATGCAACACCATTTTCCGTAAGCCTCGATACTGAGATAAGTGGAGCAACGCCAACTTCCGCTCCTATTGTAGTCACTTTTGATGACACACTGACAGATACAGTAAGAATAACGATAGATGCTTCAGCATTAACAGCAGATGAAGCGATTACCGCTTTATATTTAAATTATACGGGTAATTTAAACGGTATCGCTTGGAGTGGAATTTCTTTTGATGCTGCCACCACAATTACATGGGGCGGTCAGTACAAAGCCGATGGTGATGGATATTTTGATATCCTTTTCTCTTGGGGCATGCCGGGTTTTGATGCTGGTGACATATTTGTTTTTGGTGCTAGTGCATCTGGAATTACAGCAGACTACTTTAATGCCATGAGTGTTTCCGGTGGCGGTAACGGCACCTGGACTGTAGCAGCACACGTACAAAGCATAGGTGCAGGCGAAGATAGCGGATGGATGGCTGGCAATCCTTCACCCATACCCGAACCGACCACCATGCTTCTTTTCGGAACAGGTATTGCTGGTCTTGCAGCAGTAGGTAGAGGAAAAAAGTAA
- a CDS encoding transposase, producing the protein MAVISPVMPGNQKKFNLTEFTLDDQGKVLTCPQVTAPDTVKKSKSGYSALFPIAVCQNCSSFDRCPVSIGKKGYYYRYTDKDIRLARRRQEEESPEFREKYRYRAGVEATMSEFDRRTGVKHLRVRGMKAVRFAAFMKAIGLNILRASRHWGEKTSPMTSFYSLFFFFLAFQTYFKELFREDFSTRTHEGTNFQPVASFRADWAV; encoded by the coding sequence GTGGCAGTCATCTCCCCGGTCATGCCGGGCAATCAGAAGAAGTTCAACCTGACCGAATTCACCCTTGATGACCAGGGCAAGGTTCTCACCTGCCCCCAGGTCACGGCACCCGACACGGTGAAGAAATCAAAATCCGGCTACAGCGCACTCTTCCCCATCGCTGTTTGTCAGAACTGCTCCTCGTTTGACCGGTGCCCCGTCTCCATCGGAAAAAAGGGCTATTACTACCGCTACACCGACAAGGATATCCGCCTGGCCCGACGGCGACAGGAAGAAGAAAGCCCGGAGTTCAGGGAGAAGTACCGGTACCGGGCCGGCGTTGAGGCGACCATGTCGGAATTCGACCGGCGCACCGGTGTCAAACATCTCCGGGTTCGTGGCATGAAAGCAGTGCGGTTTGCCGCCTTCATGAAGGCCATCGGCTTGAACATATTGCGGGCCAGCAGGCACTGGGGCGAGAAAACCAGCCCAATGACGTCCTTTTACAGCCTATTTTTTTTCTTTTTGGCTTTCCAAACATATTTCAAAGAACTTTTTCGGGAAGACTTCTCAACAAGAACTCACGAAGGCACAAACTTTCAACCAGTCGCTTCTTTTCGAGCGGATTGGGCGGTTTGA
- a CDS encoding transposase, whose product MFHVKNHKQLNILDPWAHLGPKRRALLDNSWAGLFQKHILPELPVESLRHHYHDYNGRPTKELYAMMGVMILQQMHDCTDQEAVEQFCFNIQWHYALNITSCSDAAVYLSHKTLWTMRDHLASDASYAEIFDASLGILAKLLKADMNKQRMDSVHVKSNMRNLGRIGLFTKTIKKFLVNLKRHHREHFDQLDTELTQRYLSKSQASLFAMVKPTESTRTLDQLAADVLLLTERFAAVDEVSTMQSFKLLSRLFAEQCVIEEDTTADSGKKAVARPNKEVPSDSLQNPSDADAGYSSHKGQGYQVQLVENYTTTDERGPSLITQVAVESADQHDANALLPALAQLEQKAMLPQQMLADPSTAATAIVKRPCRSIRWQSSPRSCRAIRRSST is encoded by the coding sequence ATGTTTCACGTGAAAAACCACAAACAGCTCAACATCCTCGACCCATGGGCCCATTTGGGACCCAAACGACGCGCCCTCCTGGACAACTCATGGGCAGGTCTTTTTCAGAAGCATATCCTGCCTGAACTCCCGGTGGAGTCCCTGCGCCACCATTATCATGACTACAATGGCCGACCCACCAAGGAACTGTATGCCATGATGGGGGTGATGATCCTCCAGCAAATGCATGATTGTACTGATCAGGAGGCGGTTGAGCAGTTCTGTTTCAATATCCAGTGGCACTATGCCCTCAACATCACCTCGTGCTCCGACGCGGCTGTATACCTCAGCCACAAAACGCTCTGGACCATGCGCGATCACCTGGCCTCGGATGCGAGCTATGCCGAGATATTTGATGCCTCCCTGGGCATCCTGGCCAAGTTGCTCAAGGCCGATATGAATAAGCAGCGCATGGACTCGGTGCATGTCAAATCCAACATGCGCAATCTGGGTCGTATCGGGTTGTTCACCAAAACGATCAAGAAGTTCCTCGTCAACCTGAAGCGACACCACCGGGAACACTTTGATCAACTCGACACGGAGTTGACCCAACGGTATCTGAGCAAATCGCAGGCGTCTTTGTTCGCCATGGTCAAACCCACCGAGTCCACCCGCACCCTTGATCAGTTGGCTGCGGATGTGCTGCTCTTGACCGAGCGTTTTGCCGCCGTGGACGAGGTCAGCACCATGCAGAGCTTCAAACTGCTGAGCCGGTTGTTCGCCGAACAGTGTGTCATCGAGGAAGACACCACCGCCGATTCTGGCAAGAAAGCCGTGGCCCGGCCGAACAAGGAGGTGCCCTCCGATTCACTGCAAAACCCCTCCGATGCGGATGCCGGCTACAGCAGTCATAAAGGCCAAGGGTATCAGGTGCAGTTGGTGGAAAACTACACCACCACCGATGAGCGTGGACCATCCCTGATCACGCAGGTGGCGGTGGAATCCGCGGATCAGCATGATGCCAATGCCCTCCTGCCCGCCTTGGCCCAACTGGAGCAGAAGGCGATGCTGCCGCAGCAAATGCTGGCCGATCCCTCTACGGCAGCGACAGCAATTGTGAAACGGCCCTGCAGGAGCATCAGGTGGCAGTCATCTCCCCGGTCATGCCGGGCAATCAGAAGAAGTTCAACCTGA